Within Mongoliitalea daihaiensis, the genomic segment CAAACACTGGAAAGTGTATTTGGTCAAACATACCCTCATTTGGAATTGTTGATAATCGATAATGGGAGTAGGGATGCTAGTCTCAAAATCATAGAAAACTCTTTAAAAAGATGCCCTTCACATATCCCTGCATCTGTTTTCATTCATCCATTTACAAAAAATTATTGCCAATCATTTAATGAAGTGTTTTTACATGCTAAAGGGAAGTACTTTATAGATCTCTCAGGGGATGATATTTTGATGGCTGATCATATCAATATTGCTGTTAAGAGATTGCTAGAAAAACCAGAGGCGTGGGCAGTATTTTCTAATGTACTTTTATTTGAAAGGGAGCGAAAAACCTTTTCTCATTTTTATCAAACTACTACAGAAAGCCATATAGAAGAAGGGAATCTTTATATGTCGATTGTAGGAGGAAATCCAGTATTGTCGGTTTCATTGGTAGTTGATACAGAAAAATTTAAAAAAGAAGGTATGTACGACGAGCATTTGGTATATGAAGATTTCGACATGATGGTCCGAATGAGTAGAAAATATCCTCTATTCTATACAGGGGTGGTGGGCGTGGAGAAGACAATCCACCAACATTCTTTTTCTGCCACCCAATACCAAGCAAGAAATTCTCGCATGCTTCCGTCAACATACCAAGTTTGTAGGAAGATTCAAGTTCTCAA encodes:
- a CDS encoding glycosyltransferase family A protein, which encodes MVTLIEDINDLPLVSIICTVYNQESMINQTLESVFGQTYPHLELLIIDNGSRDASLKIIENSLKRCPSHIPASVFIHPFTKNYCQSFNEVFLHAKGKYFIDLSGDDILMADHINIAVKRLLEKPEAWAVFSNVLLFERERKTFSHFYQTTTESHIEEGNLYMSIVGGNPVLSVSLVVDTEKFKKEGMYDEHLVYEDFDMMVRMSRKYPLFYTGVVGVEKTIHQHSFSATQYQARNSRMLPSTYQVCRKIQVLNQTAEEHQALIKRVSYELKMAVVSGNFSVAEDFIQLGKEIGLSHVQLCWSQFVCWLRLDMSFILPFKENLTFMRRKFTRQ